One region of Gemmatimonadaceae bacterium genomic DNA includes:
- a CDS encoding DinB family protein — protein MTIAGQSRLKALTVGVALMFPVIGSAQQPATTKPADPNASVTAMRDNWKQTIAYITTAAEELSEADYAYRPVATVRTFGELFGHVAGTQNLICAAVLGDPQPPEDAVEKAAKTKAALVKALKESTAYCARAYAIPATSGGAPIQLFGDNSTRFGALALNVMHDGEHYGNIVTYMRMKGLVPPSSRR, from the coding sequence ATGACCATCGCTGGCCAATCGCGGTTGAAGGCACTGACAGTCGGTGTCGCGCTGATGTTTCCCGTCATCGGATCCGCGCAGCAGCCAGCGACCACAAAACCGGCTGATCCGAACGCCAGTGTCACCGCCATGCGCGACAACTGGAAGCAGACCATCGCCTACATCACCACAGCGGCCGAGGAACTGTCCGAGGCCGACTACGCGTATCGGCCGGTGGCCACGGTGCGCACGTTTGGCGAACTCTTTGGCCACGTGGCGGGCACGCAGAACCTGATCTGTGCCGCCGTGCTGGGTGACCCGCAACCGCCCGAAGACGCCGTGGAGAAGGCGGCGAAAACCAAGGCCGCCCTGGTGAAAGCGCTCAAGGAATCGACCGCCTACTGTGCCAGGGCCTATGCGATTCCGGCCACGAGTGGCGGCGCGCCCATTCAGCTGTTCGGCGACAATTCCACACGTTTTGGTGCGTTGGCGCTCAACGTGATGCACGACGGCGAGCATTATGGCAACATCGTCACCTACATGCGCATGAAGGGACTGGTGCCGCCGTCCAGTCGGCGCTGA